Within Staphylococcus sp. NRL 16/872, the genomic segment ATATGTGCGTATGACGCTCTCACTTTACCTGTAATCACTTTTGTTCCATTTTGTTTTGCTTTCATAATTTAATAGCTCCTTTTGTTTTATATTTGGTCAAAATCATCTTCAGCACTTTGCTTGATTGCTGGTCGCCTATCAGACGATTTGGCAAGTGTGAGCTTACCTTGTGGTCTAACGATGTAGTCACTAGCTAAAGTGTTAAATGATTTTTTACCGACTAATTTTTCTAATTTCGTAAGGCTAAGTAACTTAGTTTCTGTAACGTTTTCGGGCTTATAGCCCTCTTTAATTAATAAATCTTTGATTGCTTGTTCATCTGTCATCTTTCGTTGTGAACGTCCTTCAACAAGTTTCCAACCGTCGTAAGACTTGTCATGCTCTGCCATTTGTTCAAGTGCAAAGCTTTCAACTTCATCTGCCCATTTCTTAATATTAGGTAGCTTATAAAGTAGCTCGGCTATTTCGTCGTCACTTAATAAGTGAGCCGGTTTATTAGGTACATCTTGCATATATCTAGCACGCTCTCTACATGAGTGTTTAATCTTGCAGAACCTGCAATGCTCGCCTGCTTTAAATTCACCTTCACCGTTATATGCAAGTTCTGCTCTAGGTCTTACATACTCTAAGCCCCAATCAACAAGTGTGTTGATTTGAAGTTCTTCAGTTGAGTAGTTATCAAGTCTTGGTTGTATAATGGTCATTTTTACTGTGTGGATGTCATACAACATGCTTAAAAGTTCATAAGCACCTAAGCCGTAAAGTCTAAGTTGTGGGTTATCGATTGCTGATACTTCCACGCCTTTACCATATTTCAAGTCAATGATTTCAAGCACGCCGCCGGAATAAATGATGACGTCACCAGTCCCAAACGACTCAGGTACGTATCGACCTAAATCTAGTCTTGTTTCAAACATAGTAATGACATCACTATCTCTCGCTAAAGCTTCGTTGTATTTCTCTTCGACTTGATCTACATATTCTTCAACATATTCTCTTAATTCTTCTGAGTAATACTGATTGTGTTGATAGTTATTGAAAGCTTTATTAAACTCAAAGTCTGTTAAGTCTTCATATTGATGTTTGAAATACAACTCACTTAACTCATGTGCAAAGGTTCCTTCTTCTGCAAAGACTGATGTCTTATCGCCTATCCCTTCACTTGCTTTTATACTTGGTGGGCAGTTAAGCCATTGTTTAGCACCACTTGCACTCAATTTGGCATGAGCACGATTTGTGTGGTCTAACTTCATGCGCTTAATCTCGCTTTCATGAAATCAACAATCTCAGGGAAGTCTTTTTCGGCAACAGTTGATAGCTTGTTAGCGCCTAATTCTGATAGCTTTTCTTTAAATGCAGCTTTATCTGATTGATCGCCATTTTTAAGAAACTCTTTTCCAAGATTTAAAACGTAATCTTTTGAGAATGTAGTATCGCTTTCTTGTTGCGGTTCTTCTTTAGGTTCTTCTTTAAGTTCTTCAGTTTGTGGCTTTTCTGAAGGTGCTTCTTTAACTACGTTTTGTATAGTGCTTGTATCAACTGTTGACATTTCAACTCGAATTGCACTTAAATTTTTATTAAGTAATTTTATTTCTTTTAGTAATTCTTCTAATACGCCCATTGCGCATACCTCCTAAAAATTGTAATATTAGGGTACATATGAATTTGAAACCCTTTAACTTGACTAATGCGTTCTGCCAAACGTGTTAGTCTTTTTTTGCGTAGTAACAGTTGTCAAAAAACAAATAAGTAAGTGCAGATACTAACAATGCATATGCAGCTGCGTTAGTGATGAATACATTTAAAGCAATTAACAATAGAAAAAACACTGCAATAAACATAAAGCCTGTTAGTAAAAATAATTTGTCATCCTTTGTCATTTCTTCATCCCCTTATAAATCTCTTTCTTATAATCTTTTAAGAATTTCCACATTAATTCAGCGTCGAAGTAATGAGATGAACTACCGCCTTGACCTTCAAACCAAATGTCGTTTTCTTTGAGGCATTTTTTAAATCTAGGAACTTCTAATATTCTTTTAAATACTAAGTACTTACTCAACTTCGACTCTTTGATTAAATCTTCCATAGTCCAAAATGCAGGTAATGAATTACTTACCAACTTTTCAAATCCAACTTTAGGTATAAGAACATGAGTGTCGGGTAATGTGACTGTTATTGTTTGTTCCATTTATTAAAACTCCTTTCGTGTATAATTTGGTTATCAACCTTAGGAGGTGATAACTATGTCTTTGATTTCAGACGAGTTTGAGATACTTGCTAAAGATCAGCAATACATACTATCTGTGCTTTATAAAAATTATTTAGAGTGTGTAAAGTCTGGTGCTATTAAATTAAGTTGCAATGACTTTGAAAGTGCAGAAAATATACATTTTAAGTACTTTCAAAAACTACACTTCGAAGATGTAGAAAATGACTTAAAGAAACTTAAAAAATCTGGTTTTATTAATGGCGTTTTTGCAGATAACACTATTTATCATGTAACTATTTCTGACAAAACAATTGTTTACTTCGAAAATGAGTTTAAAAATAATCTAAAAAGTATAATTGATAGTATTTCTAAAATCGCTTCAATAATTCCTGGTCTTTAATTGGATTTATAACTTCCCAATCTTCTGCCATTAAGTCATCTGCTGAAGGTTGCCAATATCTAATAAGGTGTTTTCCATCATTACTTGTTATAATGCAATGTAAAAAACTATCATTTGTCGGCAATATTTGAGTTTGATGACTTCCTTCCCATTTTGTTCTTTTCATAGTTAAAAGGCGTGTAGTAGCTAATTTCGTCGCATCTTGTATGTTCATAATGCCCTCCCTTTAATTAAGAAATTGTCATTTTCGAATTTCCATTTTTATTAGTTTCTATTTTTATTCCATGAAATTCTTTTTTATTTCGCTTAGCACTTCTAATCTCCTCCGCCAAGATGACGATTAGGAGTGCTATTTTTAGTTTCTGTAGCATGGTTATGCCACCTTTTTGTATAATTGGTTTATTCCTTATTGAAAGGAGGTGTACTATCTATGGCTAAAGGTACACATTATAGTCCCAAAGAATTTGCTGAAGCTTATATTCAAACACTCCCACACGCTAAAACTGTCGAAGATTTTAATAATCGTACTGATTATTGGGAATACCTGAAAAAGCGACGTCAGCTATTCTTTGACGAATACATTGAAGCTATTGAATTTGCTGATAGTTTTGGTAAATCACTTGACGAAACTGACAATGAATAATCAAGCTTTCTAGTATTCTTTTCTATTTCTATAACCTTCCAAGTCACAACTGCCATTGTGATGAGGAGGGTTGTTTTGTATAGAATGTTCATGTTACGCCTCCTTTAAGTTGTTTGTTCTATATTTGGTATAAACCCTTCTATAACAGGAGTATTTGGAACACTTCTAGCACTATTAAAATTATTAATAAGTAATTAAAGAAGTTTAGTTTTCTATTAATATCAACTATTTCCCAACCAGTAATCTTGATGTGGTCGTCGCTACATCGAGATTTTTTGTTTTGTTCCTGCATTTGTTGTCCTCCTTTAAGTTGTTAGTTCGATTGTGGTTAAGTCATTACTTAGTTGTAATTCGTCCAATTATTATCACCTATATTATCACTTAAAGTGATATTGCTATTAAATTTTTTTAGCCTTTATATAATCAACTTCGGTGTTGAATAATTTGGCTAAAGCATAAAGTTGTAAACCTTTTAATTCAGCGTCATCTTTTTCCCATCTTATTACAGATTGCTTAGTTACACCTAATTTATCAGCTACATCTTGTTGTGTCATTTTTGAATTAGTACGCCACACTTTTACTGGAAACTCTTTAAAATCCTCTGGCATTTTGTATCACCTCCTGTTGACAGTTACAACTATAATATCACTTAAAGTAATATGTCAACACTTAAAGTGATAATTAATTAAAAAAAGTGATAATTTGTGTTGTAAAGTAATATCACTTATGGTAAATTAGTATTACATTAAGTAATACTAAAGGAGAAAAAACATGGAATATAAAAGTGCTAGAAAAATTTTATCGGAGAACTTAGAACAACTTATGAAAGAAAATAACATCACTCAAGTAGAATTATCTGAAGCAATCGGCGTAAGCCAG encodes:
- a CDS encoding helix-turn-helix transcriptional regulator; amino-acid sequence: MPEDFKEFPVKVWRTNSKMTQQDVADKLGVTKQSVIRWEKDDAELKGLQLYALAKLFNTEVDYIKAKKI
- a CDS encoding DUF771 domain-containing protein — encoded protein: MEQTITVTLPDTHVLIPKVGFEKLVSNSLPAFWTMEDLIKESKLSKYLVFKRILEVPRFKKCLKENDIWFEGQGGSSSHYFDAELMWKFLKDYKKEIYKGMKK
- a CDS encoding MW1434 family type I TA system toxin; translated protein: MNIQDATKLATTRLLTMKRTKWEGSHQTQILPTNDSFLHCIITSNDGKHLIRYWQPSADDLMAEDWEVINPIKDQELLKRF
- a CDS encoding DUF2800 domain-containing protein, which produces MKLDHTNRAHAKLSASGAKQWLNCPPSIKASEGIGDKTSVFAEEGTFAHELSELYFKHQYEDLTDFEFNKAFNNYQHNQYYSEELREYVEEYVDQVEEKYNEALARDSDVITMFETRLDLGRYVPESFGTGDVIIYSGGVLEIIDLKYGKGVEVSAIDNPQLRLYGLGAYELLSMLYDIHTVKMTIIQPRLDNYSTEELQINTLVDWGLEYVRPRAELAYNGEGEFKAGEHCRFCKIKHSCRERARYMQDVPNKPAHLLSDDEIAELLYKLPNIKKWADEVESFALEQMAEHDKSYDGWKLVEGRSQRKMTDEQAIKDLLIKEGYKPENVTETKLLSLTKLEKLVGKKSFNTLASDYIVRPQGKLTLAKSSDRRPAIKQSAEDDFDQI